The following are from one region of the Marinomonas sp. CT5 genome:
- a CDS encoding benzaldehyde dehydrogenase, with protein MTTSVLESKKWSGKFFNGDWVTASNSQDVLEPATGKVLSQVGIATADEVYSACQKAQQAQQEWLKVPPREKAALFHKAANFIQEHFDELALYIARETGGIIPKGQHEVKEAILILQLAANMTLEPNGLTLPSVPERMSYATRKAIGVVGVISPFNFPMILSIRSIAPALATGNAVVTKPDPQTPVTGGFILALALEAAGLPKGVFQVLPGAVEAGEALCSAPEIGMVAFTGSTAAGRKVGEACGRNLKKVSLELGGKSSLIILEDADLDVAASNIAWGAYFHQGQICMASGRILVQESIAEALTAKIVEKAKHLPVGDPASGQVAIGPLINQRQLEKVHAIVQDTVAAGAKLEAGGTHDGPFYAPTVLSNVTPGMRSFDEEIFGPVVNIVTFNKDEDAIAMANNTQYGLAGAVISNDFARAQNIGAQLHVGLLHINDQTVNDECINPFGGCGASGNGSAVCGPADWDLYTHWQWVTVKQSATPYPF; from the coding sequence ATGACAACTTCCGTTCTGGAATCTAAAAAATGGTCAGGTAAATTTTTTAATGGTGACTGGGTGACGGCGTCAAACTCACAAGACGTTTTGGAACCTGCCACTGGAAAAGTGTTGAGCCAAGTGGGTATCGCGACGGCAGACGAAGTCTATTCCGCTTGCCAGAAAGCACAGCAAGCTCAGCAAGAATGGTTAAAAGTGCCACCAAGAGAAAAGGCTGCCCTGTTCCATAAAGCGGCGAATTTTATCCAAGAACACTTTGATGAGCTGGCTTTGTATATTGCCCGCGAAACGGGCGGGATTATTCCAAAAGGTCAGCACGAAGTGAAAGAGGCCATCTTGATTTTGCAATTGGCGGCCAACATGACATTGGAACCAAATGGTCTCACCTTGCCATCTGTCCCAGAAAGAATGTCCTACGCAACGCGCAAAGCCATCGGGGTGGTGGGTGTGATCTCCCCATTTAATTTCCCAATGATTTTATCTATTCGTTCAATTGCTCCCGCTTTAGCAACCGGTAATGCGGTGGTGACTAAGCCAGACCCTCAAACGCCAGTTACGGGTGGCTTTATTCTTGCTCTTGCCTTGGAAGCGGCTGGCTTACCAAAAGGTGTGTTTCAAGTGCTGCCAGGGGCTGTGGAAGCCGGTGAAGCGCTTTGTTCTGCACCAGAAATTGGTATGGTGGCGTTCACTGGATCGACGGCGGCTGGTCGCAAAGTGGGCGAGGCTTGTGGTCGCAATTTGAAGAAGGTTTCTCTTGAGTTAGGTGGTAAAAGTTCTTTGATTATCTTAGAGGACGCCGACTTGGATGTGGCCGCCAGCAATATCGCTTGGGGGGCGTATTTCCACCAAGGGCAAATTTGTATGGCATCAGGGCGTATCTTGGTACAAGAAAGTATTGCAGAAGCGTTAACCGCGAAAATCGTTGAGAAAGCCAAACATTTGCCAGTGGGTGATCCAGCTTCTGGGCAAGTGGCGATAGGGCCTTTAATCAATCAGCGTCAGCTTGAAAAAGTGCATGCCATTGTGCAAGACACAGTGGCAGCAGGCGCTAAATTAGAAGCGGGCGGCACCCATGACGGACCTTTCTATGCGCCAACCGTGCTGAGTAATGTGACGCCAGGAATGCGTTCTTTTGATGAAGAGATCTTTGGGCCTGTGGTCAATATTGTGACCTTCAACAAAGATGAAGATGCCATCGCAATGGCCAATAATACGCAATATGGTTTAGCCGGTGCGGTGATCTCGAATGATTTTGCTCGTGCGCAAAATATCGGCGCTCAGTTGCATGTGGGCTTGCTGCACATCAATGATCAAACCGTGAATGATGAATGTATCAATCCATTTGGTGGTTGCGGTGCGTCTGGTAATGGCAGCGCGGTGTGTGGCCCAGCGGATTGGGATCTTTATACTCATTGGCAATGGGTGACCGTGAAACAATCGGCAACGCCTTATCCTTTTTAA
- a CDS encoding arylamine N-acetyltransferase: MPLLSYLQDYLSDLGLVAPEQPNIEFVRALQERHVARYSFNSLAVVLGEEISLDLSAISQKIVTRGLGGYCFEHNKLTFELLKALGYDVQLKLARVLNNNVERETARTHRVTLLTFEGISYLIDTGFGGNGPVAPLRLDINAQQVAGIDSYRMLARGKGEYDLQVMKGEDDFTLYRFDSATYTDADCELGHFYSHKNPHAVFVNNLMVTLKQQDQTMALVNAEFIVRNHNGEQKRFIESPELLGDILRSEFNISLEPSVVEHLFIRFVVPALDKAASEARS, from the coding sequence ATGCCGTTGTTATCTTATCTTCAAGATTATCTTTCTGACCTCGGTTTGGTTGCGCCAGAGCAGCCAAACATTGAGTTTGTTCGGGCGTTACAAGAAAGGCATGTAGCGCGTTATAGCTTCAACAGTTTGGCGGTGGTGTTGGGAGAAGAAATTTCTTTGGATCTTAGCGCGATCAGCCAGAAAATAGTGACTCGTGGTTTGGGCGGTTATTGCTTTGAACATAACAAGCTGACGTTTGAGCTATTAAAAGCCTTGGGTTATGACGTACAGCTCAAGTTGGCGCGAGTGCTGAATAATAATGTTGAGCGAGAAACGGCAAGAACACATCGTGTGACCTTGTTAACGTTCGAAGGCATCAGCTATTTGATTGATACTGGCTTTGGTGGCAATGGACCTGTTGCCCCCTTGCGATTAGATATAAATGCACAGCAAGTGGCCGGTATAGACAGTTATCGAATGCTTGCAAGAGGTAAGGGCGAATACGATCTTCAAGTCATGAAAGGTGAAGATGATTTCACTCTCTACCGTTTTGATAGTGCCACTTATACAGATGCTGATTGTGAGTTAGGGCATTTCTATTCACATAAAAATCCGCACGCGGTGTTTGTGAATAACTTAATGGTGACCTTGAAGCAACAAGACCAAACTATGGCTTTGGTGAATGCCGAGTTTATTGTCAGAAACCACAATGGGGAGCAAAAACGGTTTATCGAAAGCCCAGAGTTGCTGGGTGATATTTTGAGATCCGAGTTTAACATCTCTCTTGAACCTTCTGTTGTTGAACATCTTTTCATCCGCTTTGTGGTGCCCGCTTTGGATAAAGCTGCTAGTGAGGCAAGGTCATGA
- a CDS encoding DMT family transporter has product MSSFFTLLLWAWLMASSFIVSGHMVQYASPIATSAFRFLFAMLIMLPALWLSWQRAKLNKREQFRGLFASRQRLFHYVIISGALVGFFIGLFAALKTTTPLNTSVLYTLVPLIGVIIARVWLKEVAPFWRVIGFVLGSIGAMTVLFSTQGVSAQSNDGFEWHSGDYIFLGSCFLLALHVVAVQRWGRSLGAFSGAFMIMLFGTFWLIPIAVMWGELDQVQWASQGFWVTVLYLTVFTTLFTFLLQQRLVMTVGASRLLAMSYTIPVWVALFTALHESRLLSLMDASFVSGIVFLGVALFLIDGNFSKVKVIHGSSSITK; this is encoded by the coding sequence ATGAGCTCATTTTTTACCTTGTTATTATGGGCGTGGTTAATGGCGTCCTCCTTTATTGTATCGGGCCATATGGTGCAATACGCCAGCCCAATTGCGACTTCCGCGTTTCGTTTTCTTTTTGCCATGTTGATCATGCTGCCAGCGTTATGGCTAAGTTGGCAGCGAGCTAAGTTAAACAAGAGAGAACAATTTAGGGGCTTGTTTGCTTCTCGTCAGCGGCTGTTTCATTACGTGATTATCAGTGGTGCGTTGGTGGGCTTTTTTATCGGCTTGTTTGCAGCCCTAAAGACAACAACCCCTTTAAATACGTCCGTTTTGTATACCTTGGTTCCTTTGATTGGCGTGATAATAGCGAGAGTTTGGCTCAAGGAAGTGGCGCCTTTTTGGCGAGTCATAGGCTTTGTTCTTGGCTCAATCGGCGCCATGACCGTGTTATTTTCGACACAAGGCGTTTCTGCGCAAAGCAATGATGGATTTGAGTGGCATTCTGGCGATTACATTTTTCTTGGCTCTTGCTTTTTATTGGCATTGCATGTGGTTGCTGTACAAAGGTGGGGACGTTCATTGGGGGCATTTTCTGGCGCCTTTATGATTATGTTATTCGGCACGTTTTGGTTGATACCCATAGCGGTGATGTGGGGAGAACTTGATCAAGTGCAATGGGCTTCGCAAGGGTTCTGGGTGACTGTTTTGTATCTAACGGTGTTTACCACGCTCTTCACTTTTTTGTTGCAACAGCGTTTGGTTATGACAGTGGGGGCAAGTCGCTTACTGGCGATGTCTTACACTATCCCTGTTTGGGTGGCGTTGTTTACCGCTTTGCATGAGTCGCGTTTATTGAGCTTGATGGATGCTTCTTTTGTTTCTGGTATTGTTTTTCTAGGTGTTGCACTCTTTCTGATTGATGGCAATTTTAGCAAGGTAAAGGTAATCCATGGATCGAGCTCAATTACAAAATAG
- a CDS encoding sigma-54-dependent Fis family transcriptional regulator, with protein sequence MTNAHRISLADLAKNSEKILLKGNSRELDEQHAPTVEELTECLFFSPGDGRIWLDDQRMLLIHSSSFGLLRRELIDSLGLDKSRDILTRTGYLSGLRDAELIQKRWSNSDPASIFTAGTHLHGLEGVVKVETVHFEFDTEKGLYDGEFLWHHSSEDEEHIAAYGIGSSPACWMELGYAIGYVSGLVGSLVIFREVECQSMGHAICRVIGKSAELWDDIEDDIRFLNVTSNDTDSQSKSNLQLDTMEPVPLDDPLKMIGVSAAFTAATHSLQKVAPTNATVLFSGESGVGKELFASMLHKFSRQTGPFVAFNCAAIPENLMESELFGVEKGAYTGATSSRPGRFERANGGTLFLDEIGTLSLAGQSKLLRVLQEKEVERVGGTSAIKVNVRVVAATNVDLREAVAKGEFREDLFFRLNVFPIHLPPLRERKADIPLLINHFYHHFCQLHERAPSGMTQTARRALLNYRFPGNIRELQNLMERGVIASEEGEPIDLHHLFRNESIPEDIIYSVSHQGTLSHANGAKIASESLLEHITQFVGGDDKLDIEKLEQNLLEEAVNQAHGNLSEAARRVGLSRPQLAYRLKKNKHAT encoded by the coding sequence ATGACAAATGCTCACCGAATTTCTTTGGCGGACTTAGCCAAAAACAGCGAAAAGATCTTACTTAAAGGCAATTCACGAGAGCTTGATGAACAACATGCTCCAACGGTAGAAGAACTCACCGAGTGCCTTTTTTTCTCACCAGGTGATGGTCGTATCTGGCTAGATGATCAACGCATGCTGCTGATTCACAGCTCGTCATTTGGTTTATTACGCCGGGAATTAATTGATTCCCTTGGCCTAGATAAATCTCGCGACATTCTGACCAGAACAGGCTATTTATCTGGACTAAGAGACGCGGAGCTGATTCAAAAACGCTGGTCGAATTCAGATCCGGCGTCCATTTTTACCGCAGGCACTCACCTTCACGGACTCGAAGGCGTGGTCAAAGTAGAAACCGTGCATTTTGAATTTGATACCGAAAAAGGCCTCTACGATGGCGAATTCCTGTGGCATCACAGCAGTGAAGATGAGGAGCACATTGCAGCATACGGTATTGGCAGCTCCCCAGCTTGCTGGATGGAATTAGGCTATGCCATTGGCTATGTTTCTGGCCTTGTGGGCTCTTTGGTTATTTTCCGGGAAGTAGAATGCCAATCCATGGGACACGCTATCTGCCGAGTTATAGGTAAATCGGCAGAACTTTGGGACGATATCGAAGACGATATTCGTTTTCTTAATGTCACCAGTAACGATACCGACAGCCAATCCAAATCAAACCTTCAGCTTGATACTATGGAGCCTGTGCCACTAGACGACCCACTCAAAATGATTGGCGTTTCTGCCGCTTTCACCGCGGCCACTCATTCCCTGCAAAAAGTCGCCCCGACCAATGCGACTGTCTTATTCAGTGGAGAATCAGGTGTGGGTAAAGAGCTGTTTGCCAGTATGCTGCATAAATTTAGCCGACAAACAGGGCCTTTTGTTGCTTTTAATTGCGCGGCTATTCCAGAAAATTTGATGGAAAGTGAACTCTTCGGAGTCGAAAAAGGCGCCTACACTGGTGCAACCAGCAGTCGCCCTGGCCGTTTTGAAAGAGCCAACGGTGGCACCCTCTTCTTAGATGAAATTGGCACTCTCAGTCTTGCAGGACAAAGTAAATTATTGCGCGTCTTACAGGAAAAAGAAGTGGAGCGAGTCGGTGGCACGTCAGCCATCAAAGTCAATGTAAGAGTCGTCGCGGCGACCAATGTCGACCTGAGAGAAGCCGTTGCAAAAGGCGAATTTCGTGAAGATTTATTCTTTCGTTTAAACGTATTTCCCATTCATTTGCCACCACTAAGAGAACGAAAAGCCGATATTCCCTTGCTGATTAACCACTTTTACCATCACTTTTGCCAGCTGCATGAACGAGCCCCTTCAGGTATGACCCAGACTGCCCGACGTGCTCTATTAAATTATCGTTTTCCGGGAAATATTCGTGAGCTACAAAACTTAATGGAGCGAGGAGTGATTGCCTCAGAAGAAGGTGAACCGATCGATCTTCATCACCTTTTCCGTAATGAGTCCATCCCTGAAGACATTATTTACTCGGTGAGTCACCAAGGAACCTTAAGCCATGCCAATGGCGCCAAAATAGCGTCTGAATCCCTCTTGGAACACATTACACAATTTGTTGGGGGAGACGATAAGCTTGATATTGAAAAGCTTGAGCAAAATCTATTGGAAGAAGCCGTGAACCAAGCGCACGGCAACTTATCAGAGGCCGCAAGACGAGTGGGGTTAAGCAGACCTCAATTGGCATACCGCCTAAAGAAAAACAAACACGCCACCTAA
- a CDS encoding coniferyl-alcohol dehydrogenase: protein MMLANKTIVITGVSSGIGADVARLARFHGAKVIGIDRNEPSMTLDGFVQIDLGDPSAIDAALDRLPEHIDALCNIAGVPGTADAELVGRVNYLGLRHLCDALMSRFNKGASIVNVASILGIEWPERLEEHKALANTSNFKEGADWLKKNPVPQETCYQYFKEALIVWSTQQAFAWFRDQGVRMNSVAPGPVFTPILGDFVSMLGEERVQKDAERMLRPAYSDEVADVIAFLCSDASRWVCGVNIPVDGGLASTYL from the coding sequence ATGATGTTAGCGAATAAAACCATTGTGATTACTGGCGTGTCTTCGGGGATTGGTGCCGATGTGGCGAGGCTGGCTCGTTTTCATGGCGCAAAGGTGATTGGTATTGATCGTAATGAGCCAAGTATGACCTTGGATGGCTTTGTGCAAATAGATTTGGGCGACCCAAGTGCGATTGATGCTGCACTGGATCGATTGCCTGAACATATTGATGCCTTATGTAATATCGCTGGCGTGCCAGGTACAGCCGATGCGGAATTAGTTGGTCGAGTGAATTATTTAGGTTTACGTCATTTGTGTGACGCCCTTATGTCCCGTTTCAATAAGGGGGCGAGTATTGTCAATGTGGCTTCTATTTTAGGAATTGAATGGCCAGAACGTCTTGAGGAACATAAGGCCTTGGCCAATACCTCTAATTTTAAAGAAGGCGCTGACTGGCTGAAAAAGAATCCTGTTCCACAAGAAACCTGTTATCAATACTTTAAAGAAGCGCTTATTGTTTGGTCTACTCAACAAGCCTTTGCTTGGTTTCGGGATCAGGGGGTGCGTATGAACTCTGTGGCGCCGGGTCCTGTCTTTACGCCAATTTTGGGGGATTTTGTTTCTATGTTGGGTGAAGAGCGAGTACAAAAAGACGCCGAGAGAATGTTGCGTCCTGCTTATTCCGATGAAGTGGCTGACGTGATTGCGTTTCTTTGCTCAGATGCATCCCGTTGGGTGTGTGGGGTAAATATTCCCGTTGATGGTGGGTTGGCGTCGACTTATTTGTAA
- a CDS encoding Crp/Fnr family transcriptional regulator, producing the protein MDRAQLQNSFEAYFNELGYDIDWQRLSVPMDVHVIRKGDYLFQQGNFANRLYFLHVGLVRYVSFSEEGKEFTQTFAKSPRIIGSTKAMVTETRVLFGIQALEDCIVSSYPWQAFYAQMRHDVGFLECYAKFLERIFITKEERENAFVKHSAERRYLDFCVDYPELKDTIPQQQIASYIGITPVALSRIRQRLKLG; encoded by the coding sequence ATGGATCGAGCTCAATTACAAAATAGCTTCGAAGCGTATTTTAATGAATTAGGCTATGACATTGATTGGCAAAGGCTGTCTGTGCCGATGGATGTGCATGTGATTCGAAAAGGCGATTACCTGTTTCAACAGGGGAACTTTGCTAACCGTCTGTATTTTTTGCATGTTGGATTAGTACGTTACGTGAGTTTTTCTGAGGAAGGGAAAGAGTTCACCCAAACCTTTGCGAAAAGCCCAAGAATTATTGGTTCAACCAAGGCGATGGTGACTGAAACCCGCGTGCTGTTTGGTATTCAAGCGCTGGAAGATTGCATAGTTTCTTCTTACCCGTGGCAAGCGTTTTATGCTCAGATGCGTCACGATGTTGGCTTTTTAGAGTGCTATGCCAAATTTCTGGAACGCATTTTTATCACCAAAGAAGAGCGCGAAAATGCCTTTGTAAAGCACTCTGCGGAGCGTCGATATTTGGATTTCTGCGTCGACTATCCAGAGTTAAAGGACACCATTCCGCAGCAACAAATAGCCTCATATATAGGCATCACCCCAGTGGCACTGAGTCGAATTCGCCAGAGGCTAAAGTTGGGCTGA